TCACGCTCGCCGACGAGGTCCGGGCGATCTGCCACCTCCTCGAGTCGTCGGTCAGCGGCGCGGTGAACCTCACCGCGCCGAACCCGGTGCGCAACAGCGAGTTCACGTCGACGCTCGGCCGGGTGCTGCGGCGTCCCACGCTCCTCCCCATCCCCACCTTCGCCCCCTCGTTGCTCTACGGCCGCGAGCTCGTCGAGTCGCTGCTCCTCGTCTCGCAGCGCGTCGCCCCGAGCGTCCTCGAGGCCGACGGCTTCGAGTTCCGCCACCGCGACCTCGAGCCGGCGCTCCGCGCCGTGCTCGACCGGCCGTAGGACCAAGGTCCCCGTCCACGCGGGACCTTCCTCACAACTTGGGCCACGGGCGTGCCGTGCCCCACCCCTCGGCGGGAGACTCCTGGTGTGAGGCGCACGCGACGGGGACGAGGCTGGTGCACGGCGACGATGACCGCCCTCCTCCTCGTCGTCGGGACGGCAGCCTGTGGCGACGACGGCGGTACGGCTGATGACGGCGGTCCGCCGGCGCTGGAGGGGATCACCCGAGCGTCGCCGATCTCGGTCGCCGACATCGAGATCACCGAGGTCGCCCCCGACGCGCCCGACCGCCCGTTCCGCTTCCGGGCACCGGACGGCGAGCTGCTGTTCGTCTACTTCGGCTACACGTCGTGCCCCGACGTCTGCCCGCTGACCCTGTCCGACCTGCGCGCCGCGCTCGAGGAGCTCGATCCAGCGGACGCCTCGCGGTTGAGCGTCGCCTTCGTGACCGTCGACCCCGAGCGCGACACCGCCGAGGTGCTCGTCCCCTACCTCGGCCACTTCTTCGACCGGATCCACGCCCTCCGCACCGAGGACGCCGCCGTGCTCCAGGAGGTCGAGGACGCGTTCGGCGCGTCGTCCACCATCACGCCCAAGGACGACGGCACCTACGACGTCAGCCACTCGGCCATCTCCTACCTCGTCGACAGCGACGGCGAGGTCGTCGTCGAGTGGCCCTACGGCGTCTCCTCCGACGCCATGGCCCACGACCTCCGGATCCTCACGGACCGGCTCACCGAGGAGCAGACCACATGACCCCCCGCACCCACCGCGCCCTGGTCGCCCTCGGGATCGCCGCGCTGATCGCCGGCGCGGCCGCCTGCGGCGACGACGACGACGACACCACCTCCAGCTCGGAGACGACGGCCGCGGTCGCCGAGGAGACGACCACGACCGACGCCGAGGGTGAGGAGCCCGGCGGCGAGGTCACCGTCGAGGACGCGTGGGCCCGCACCAGCCCGATGATGGCGGCCAACGGCGCCGCGTACATGCGGATCACGAGTCCGGTCGACGACCGTCTCGTCGCCGCCAGCGTCTCGCCCGACGTGGCGATGACCACCGAGGTGCACGAGACGTCGATGAGCGACGACGGGTCGGGCGAGATGATGATGCAGGAGGTCGACGGGATCGACCTGCCCGCCGGCGAGACCGTCGCCCTCGAGCCCGGGGGCTACCACGTGATGCTGATGGGCCTGACCGAGCCGCTCGAGGTCGGCGGCGAGATCGAGATCACGCTCGAGCTGGAGAGCGGCGGCACGGTGACCGTCACCGCCGAGGTCCGCGATGCCTGAGTCGGTCGCGGACGAACCGGCGCCACGCCGGTCGGGGCTCGCCGTCCCCGTCGCCGCGTTCGCCGTCCTCCTCGTCGTCGCCATCGGGGGGATCGTCGCCGTCGTCGTCACGAGCGACGACCCCGACCCGCAGACGGTCACCTACGCCATCGACGAAGGCACCGGCGCCCGCCTGGACGCCGGCGAGGACGTCGACCTGATGCCCGCCGAGGTCCACCTGTCGGTCGGCGACACGCTGGTCATCCGCAACGACGACGACCGCCCCTACTCGGTGGGGCCGTACTTCGTCCGGGCCGGCGAGACCCTCGCCCAGACCTACACCCGGCCCCAGGAGCTGGTGGGTGCGTGCGAGCTCAGCGGCCACGGCGAGCTCAGGGTCGTGGTCACCTGACCGTCGCCCGTCGGGTGCGGGCCGTACCCTGACCGCATGTCAGAGCGCCAGGTCTCGGTCCGTCGCACCATCCCCGCTCCGCCGGAGTCGATCTTCGCCGTCCTCGCCGACGCGTCGCAGCACCCCCACATCGACGGCTCCGGCACGGTGAAGGCCTCGAGGGACACCGACCCCGAGCCGCTGCGGCTCGGCAGCCGCTTCGGGATGGACATGAAGATCGGCCTGCCCTACCGCATCTCCAACGAGGTCGTGGAGTTCGAGCAGGACCGCCTCATCGCGTGGCAGCACTTCGGCGGCCACCGCTGGCGCTACGAGCTCTCCCCCGTCGACGGGGGCACGGAGGTCGTCGAGACGTTCGACTGGTCGACGTCGCGGGCCCCGTGGTTCATCGAGCTCGTCGGCTACCCACGCCGGCACCCGCCGGCGATGGCCGCGACCCTCGAGCGGCTCGAGGGCGTCGTCACCACCGCCGGCGACTGAGCCGGTCGCCCGCTCCTCAGCGGGAGCGGTCGGTCACTTCGGCTGCATGCGGACGCCGCCGTCCACGCGGATGACCTCGGCGTTCATGTAGTTGTTCGTGATGAGCTCGAGGGCCATCGTGGCGAACTCCTCGGAGGTGCCGAGGCGGTCCGGGAAGAGGACGTCGCGCTTGAGCTTGTCCTTGAACTCGTCGGAGCCGGGACCCGAGCCGTAGATCGGCGTGTCGATGAGGCCGGGGGCGATGCAGTTGACGCGGATGCCGACGACCGAGAGGTCGCGGGCGATCGGCAGCGTCATGCCGACGACGCCGCCCTTGGAGGCCGAGTAGGAGACCTGGCCGATCTGGCCGTCGAACGCCGCCACGGAGGCCACGGTGACGATCGAACCCCGCTGGCCGTCCTCGTCGACCGGGTCCTGCTGGGACATGGCCGAGGCGGCGAGGCGCACGCAGTTGAAGGTGCCGACCAGGTTGACCTGGAGGACCTTGCTGAACAGGTCGAGGTCGTGGGCCGACTCGTAGGAGCCGTCGCGCCCGATGGTGCGGGTGGCCATGCCGATGCCCGCGGCGGTGACGAGCGAGCGGAGCGGCGCGATCTCCTTCGCGGCCTCGACGGCGGCGATCACCTGCTCGGGATCGGCGACGTCCGCCTGGGCGAACATGCCGCCGATGTCCTTGGCGACCGACTCGCCGCGCTCGGCGTTCATGTCGACGACGACGACGCGGGCGCCGCGCTCGGCGAGGAGTCGGGCGGTGGACTCACCGAGGCCAGAGGCACCGCCGGTGACGAGGGCAGAGGTTCCGTTCAGATCCATGGACGGAGATTAGTCACACTCAATACAACAGCCGGCACGACGTCAGCCGTAGAGCTTCGTGTCGAGCTCGCGCACCTTGGCGGCGAGCGCGGCCGCCACCTTCACCGCGATCGCGGGCACGTTGAGCAGGAGGCTCCTGAACTCGCGCGGGTCCAGCACGAGGGCCGTGACCTCGGTGAGGGCCACGACCGACGCGCTGCGCGGCCCGCCGTCGAGCAGGGCGATCTCGCCCACGCACGCGCCCGGGCCCACCGTGGCGACGACGGTGTCGTCGACCTGCACCTCGGCCTCGCCCTCGAGGATCACGAACGCCTCCCGCCCGATCTCGCCCTGGTCCACCAGGACGGTGCCCGGCGCGAGGGTCACCTCGGTGGTGAGCTTGTCGATCTCCGCCAGCTCCCTCTTGGTCGCGCCCGCGAAGAGCGCCACCCCCGCCAGTTCCTCGGTGTGATCGGCCATGCGCGCCACACTAGGCGGCCTCCCCTGCGGCGTGACCGATGTCACGTCCGGAGCGCCACCACCGCTCGACGAGGCCGTCGCCGAGGCGCGTGAGCATCGGACCGACGATGGCGAGCACCAGGACGTAGGCGGCCGCGAAGGGCCGGAGCTCGTCGGCGAACGAGGAGCCCACCGACAGCCCGGCGATGACGATCGAGAACTCCCCGCGTGCCACCAGCGCGAAGCCGGCGCGGAACCGGCCGGGGACGCCGATGCCGGCGCGGGCACCGGCGATCCACCCCGTCGCCACCTTCGTCAGCGTGGTGATCGCGGCCAGGGCGAGCACCTGGGGCAGCACCGGCACGAGCTCCGCGGGGTCGATCTGGAAGGCGAAGAAGACGAAGAACACGCCGGCGAAGAGGTCCCGCAGCGGTGCGATGAGGTCGTGCGCGGCGTCGGACGTACGACCGCTGATCGCCGTCCCGAGCAGGAACGCGCCCACCGCCGCCGACACGTGCACCGACTCGGCCAACCCCGCGATGAGCAGGGCCAGGCCGAGCACGCTGAAGAGCAGCGCCTCGTCGGAGCGGCTGAAGATCACCCGGCTGATGTGCTCCCCGTAGCGGGTCGAGACCGCCAGCACCACTGTCACGGCCAGCAGGGCCAGCGCCACCGAGCCCGTCGTCGCCAGCGCCGACCCACCGACCAGCAGCCCGGCGACCAGAGGGAGGTACACCGACATCGCCAGGTCCTCCATCACCAGCACGGCGAGGATCTGCGGCGTCTCCCGGTTGCCGGTGCGACCCAGGTCGCCGAGAAGCTTCGCCACGATCCCCGACGACGTCATGTAGGTGATGCCGCCGAGGAAGACGGCGCCGAGCGCCCCCCACCCGAGGAGCAGCCCGGCGAGGACACCCGGCGTGGCGTTGAGCACCAGGTCGACCAGCCCGATCGGCGCCGACCGCCTCAGCGAGCCGAGCAGCTCCTCGCCCGAGTACTCGATCCCGAGGAGGAGGAGCAGGAGGACCACGCCGATCTGGCTGCTCGACTCGATGAACCCGGCGCTGCGCTCCAGCCGGAACGGCTCGTCGGTGCCGAGCAGGAGCCCGAGCAGCAGGTAGGCCGGGATCGGCGAGAAGCCGATGCGCGACGCCACGCGGGCGATGACCGCGAGGCAGCTGATGACGGCACCGATCTCGAGGAGGAGCCGGGCCGCCTCCTCGCCGGCGGAGGCGAGGACCACTCAGATCCCCAGGAGCTCGCGCAGCCGTTCCATGCTCTCCGCGCTCCCCACCCCGACGACGACGTCGCCCGGCTCGAGCTCCTCGTCGGGACCCGGGCCGGGCACCGTCGTGTGCCCGCGGATGATGGCGACGATCGAGACACCGGTGCGCTTGCGGTACTCGCCGTCGCCGATCGTCGTCGACTGGAAGCTCTCCGGCAGGGGGAGCCACTCGATGGCGAGACCTTCGATGCGCTGCTGCACCTGGCCCAGGTGCTCGATGATCGTCAGGCCTCCGAGCAGGTCGGCGACCGTCCGGGCCTCGTCGACGGTCAGCTCCACCGACGCCCGGACGGCGTCAGGGTCGCGGGTGTCGTACACGAGCAGGTCCCGGCGCCCGGACGCGTGGGAGACGACGCCGACCCGCCGCCCGCCTCGTGACATGAAGTCGTGGCGCACACCGACGCCGGGAAGGACGGTCTCCTCGATCTCGCTCATCGCCGCAGTCTGCCCGCTGGCACTCAGGCGGTCGCGGTGTCCGACGGGCGGGCGACCTCACCGGTGGGCGCGGTGGGGGCCATCAGCTCGACGATCGCGGCCCGGTCCGCGGCCGAGGGGAGGGCCCACCCTCGCTCGTACCCGTAGACCTCGCGCAGCGGTGTCGCCGACTCGAGCCCGTGGAGCAGGTCGATGTCGTCGGGGGTGAGCAGCGAGGGGTGGAGCACGCCCACCGCCTCGGAGACCTTCAGCAGGTCACGCCGCAGGGTGGCGATGTAGCGGGCCGCCCGCACCGACTTGAGCGTCGGGTCGAGCCCGCCGGCGAGCCAGGTGTTCTGGGTCGCGACCCCGGTCGGGCAGTGGTCGGTGTGGCACTTCTGGGCCTGGATGCAGCCGATGGCGAGCATCGCCTCGCGCCCGACGCTCACCGAGTCGGCACCGAGGGCGAACGCGACGAGCGCGTTGGCCGGCAGCCCGAGCTTGCCGGACCCGACGAAGGACACCTGGTCGGTGAGCCCAGCCTCGGCGAAGCGGCGGTACACCTGCGAGAACCCGAGGCGCCACGGCAGGGCGACGGCGTCGGAGAACACCAGTGGAGCGGCCCCGGTGCCGCCCTCGCCGCCGTCGATCGTGACGAAGTCGACGCCGCGGTCGGTGTCGGCCATCTGCTGCACCAGCTCGTCCCAGAACGACATCTCGCCCACCGCGGCCTTGATGCCGACCGGCAGGCCGGTGGCGTCGGCGATGCGCTCGATCCAGTCGAGCATCGAGTCGACATCGGCGAACTCCGCGTGGCGGGACGGGCTCACGCAGTCCCGGCCCATCGGGATGCCCCGGATCGCCGCGATCTCCTCGGTGATCTTCGCCGCGGGCAGCAGCCCGCCGAGCCCGGGCTTCGCGCCCTGGCTGAGCTTCACCTCGATCGCCCGCACCGGCGCCCCCGCCACCAGGTCGACCAAGCGGTCGAGGTCGAACCGCCCCTGCTCGTCGCGGCAGCCGAAGTAGGCGGTGCCGATCTGGAACACGAGGTCGCCGCCGTGGCGGTGGTGAGGGCTGATGCCGCCCTCGCCGGTGTTGTGGGTGCAGCCCGCGAGGGCGGCCCCCCGGTTGAGCGCCTCGACCGCCGGGCCCGACAGGGAGCCGAAGCTCATCCCCGAGATGTTGACGACCGAGTCGGGCCGGTAGGCGAGCCGGCGACCGCGCGCCGCACCGACGACCTTCGCGGCGGGCAGCCAGGCCTCCTCCCCCACGAGCGGGTGGCTCGGCGGCGTGACGTCGGCGAAGGTGCGGTGCTTCACCACGACGTGGCCGTCGGTGTGCTCGACGTCGTTGTCGGTGCCGAAGCCGAAGTAGTTGTTCTCGCCCTTCGACGACGTGTACACCCAGCGCCGCTGGTCCCGGCTGAAGGGGCGCTCCTCGTCGTTGCTCGTGACGATGTACTGGCGCAGCTCGGGGCCGATCCGCTCGAGCAGGTACCGACCGTGGCCGATCACCGGGAAGTTGCGGAGCAGCGCGTGGTGCCGCTGGGTCAGGTCACGGACGGCGACCGCCGCTGCGCCGGCTCCGACGGCCGCGAGTGCACGCATCCACCTCATCGCCCCAGTGTGGCCCCTCGGGACCTCGTGCGGCCCTCTCGGGAGCCGCACCACCCCGGCCGGTGCCCCGCCTCCCCATGCACCACCCTCGGGGAGCCGCACCACCCCGTGCCGTGCCCCGCCTCCCCATGGGGACGACGGCAGGGGTCACCCGGGTGCGCCCCACCCGCCGCCGCCGGGCGTCAGCATCCGCAGGACGTCGCCCGCCCGCAGCCGGACCGTGCACTTGTCGGGCAACCGTTCGGCCCGTGCCTCGTCGCCGCCGGGGACCAGCCAGTTCTCCCCCACCGCCCCCGGCGCGCCGCCGGCGAGGCCCCACGGCCGGGACACCCGTCGCTCGGTGATCAGCGACACCGTCACGTCTGTCAGCACCTGAAGGTCTCGCTCGATGCCCTCGCCCCCCGGCGCCGATCCCGCGCCACCGCTTCCCCGCCGCAACCGCTGCCGCAACACGCGCAGCGGGAACGCCCGCTCCAGCGCCTCGATGGGCGTGTTCTTGGTGTTGGTCATCGCGGTGTGGACCCCGCTCATGCCGGGACCGTGCGGCGAGCCGCCCTGACCGCCGGCGACCGTCTCGTAGTAGACCCAGCCGTCGCCACCCACCAGCAGGTTGTTCATCGTCCCCTGCGACGCTGCGCCCACCCGGGACGGGACGACCTGGGCCAGCGCGCCGAGGCACACGTCGGCGACGCGCTGGCTCACCTCGACGTTGCCGGCCCCCACCGCGGCGGGCGGGAGCGCCGCGACGATCGTGCCGGGCGGCGCGACCACCTCGACGGGGCGGAACGAACCGCCGTTCGCCGGGATCGTCGGGTCGAGCGCGGCGCGGAGCGCGAACGCCACCGAGGACACCGTGACGGCCTCGACGGCGTTGACGTTGCCCCTCGACTGCGGGGAGCTGCCGCTGAAGTCGAAGCGGATGGCGTCGCCGTCGACGGTGAGCGTGACCACGATCCGGCTCGGACGCTGCTGATCGGGCGCGGCACCGGTGGAGTCGACCACGTCCTCGAAGGTCCACGTGCCGTCGGGCAGCTCGGCGAGCGCGGCGCGCATGCGTCGCTCGCCGTACGCGATCACCTCGTCGAGCGGCGCGTCGGCGAACGCCGCCAGGCGCTCCACGCCGGTGACGTTCGCGCCGATCTGCGCGTCGAGGTCGCCGTCGCGCTCGACTGGCGTGCGCGAGTTGGCGGCCAGCAGGCGGCGCAGCCCGTCGTCGAGACGGGTCGGCGGGATCCGCAGCCCCTCCTGGTGGATCTCGGTGGCATCGGCGGGGATCGACCCCGGCGCCGCGCCGCCCACGTCGGCGTGGTGGGCCCGGTTGGCGACGAAGCCGACGAGGCGCCCGTCGACGATGCACGGCGCGACGAGCGTGATGTCGTTCAGGTGCGTCCCGCCGGCGAAGGGGTCGTTGAGCACGATCTGCTCGCCGGGGCTCCAGTCGCCGCCGAACGCGTCGATCGCGGCCCGGACGCTCGCCGGCATCGAGCCGAGGTGCACGGGGATGTGCTCGGCCTGGACGAGCAGCTCGCCCGCGGGGCCGAACAGCGCCGCCGAGCAGTCGGCGCGCTCCTTGATGTTGGGGCTGAACGCCGCCCGGCGCAGCACCGCGCCCATCTCCTCGGCCACACCGGTGAGCCCGGAGACGAGGACCTGGAGCGCCGCGGGATCGAGGCTCACGACCGCCTCCGGATCACGAGCGCACCGGCGGCTCCGTCGCGGGCCACCCACCCGGCCGGCACCCAGATCGTGCAGTCGTCCTCGGCGATCGACGCCGGGCCGACGACCTCGCCACCGTCCAGGCGGCGGGGAGCCGGCAGCGACGCCGGGTCGACGGCCGGCTCCGCCCGGGCGGTCGCCCGCAGCGCGATGACCTCGACGTCGGCACCGGGCCGGGCGTAGCCGTTGCGGCGGCGGTGCTCCTCCGCGAAGTCGGCGACGGTGGGAACCGTGATCTCGTGGCTCTGCCCCGCGTAGCGGCAGTCGACCGCCACGCTCACCGCCGCGCCCGCCCCGACGAGCGCGGCAGCGTCCTCGGCGAGCTCGGCGAGCGCGGCGTCCAACCCGTCGTGGTCGAGCGGCGTGGGCCACGAGCGGACGAGGTCGCGCTGGAGCGGCGCGGTGAGGATCCCGACCGCCGACAGCACGCCGGCCCGGGCCGGGACCACGACGGCCTCCATGCCGAGGGCATCGGCGAGGGCGCAGGCGTGGAGCGGCCCCGCGCCGCCGAAGGCGACGAGTGCGAGCGCTCGGGGGTCGACACCACGCTCGACGGTGACGGCGCGCAGCGCCCGCTCCATGTTGGCGTCGACGACGTCGATGACGCCCTGCGCCGTGACCCCGGCGGCGTCGAGCGCCGCGCGGGCGAGGTCCGGGCGCAGCGCCATGCCGCCCATCGAGGCGCCGGGCGGGATGCGGCCGGCGACCAGGTCGGCGTCGGTCACCGTCGGCTCGGTGCCGCCGCGGCCGTAGCACGCGGGCCCGGGCTCCGCGCCGGCGCTGCGCGGTCCGACGACGAGCGCCCCACCCGCGTCGATCGCGGCGATCGAGCCTCCCCCGGCGCCGATCGTCAACACGTCGAGCGACGGGAAGCGCACCGTGAACCCCGCGACCTCCCGAGCGGCGGCCGGGGCCGGCCGCCCGCCGAGGACCAGGCACACGTCGGTGCTCGTCCCACCCATGTCGAACGTGACGGCGTCGTCGAAGCCGTTGGCGACAGCGGCCGCCCCCCCCCGGCGCGGACGCCGCCTGCTGGCCCGGAGAGCAGCAGGGCCGCCGGCAGCTCGGCCGCCTCGCCGGCGGGCATGAGGCCCCCGGCGGAGGTCATGACCACCACGTCGCGCGCCGCCTCGTCGAGCCCGGACAGGTACGACCGGCACAGCGGGCGCAGCGAGGCGTTGATCACCGTCGTCACGGTCCGCTCGTACTCGCGCATCTCGGGCGACACCTCGTGCGAGCAGCACACGTCGACGCCCCGCCCGGCGAGGGCAGTGGCGACGGCCTGCTCGTGCCTGGGATCCAGGTCGGCGTGGAGCAGGACGACGGCGACGGCCTCGGCCCCTTCCGGCAGCGCGGCGAGCGCGTCCGTCCGGATCGGCCGGACCTCCCGCCCCTCGGCGTCGAGCCGGCCCGGGATCTCGAACCGCCAGTGCCGCGGCACGAGCGGCTCGGGGCGACGAACGGCCGGGTCGTACAGCGAGGGGCGATCCTGGCGGGCGATCTCGATCACGTCGGCCAGCCCCTCCGAGGTGACGAGCACGGTGGGTGCGCCGCGTCGCTCGAGGAGCGCGTTGGTCGCCACGGTCGTGCCGTGCGCCAGGAGCGACGGGTCGTCGACCCCGAGGGTGGTGAGCCCCGCCCGGACCGCGGCGCCGGGGTCGGCACGCTCGGAGGGCACCTTGGCGATGCGACCGTCGTCGGTGACGAGGTCCGTGAACGTGCCTCCCGTGTCGGAACCGACCCGCATGGACGAGACCGTAGGCGAGGGGCACCCGACCGGACGGCCGCGAGGCGGCGCGGTGGCTCAGTCGCCGTCGGGGTGGATGCTGCGCGTCTCCGTCCGGCGGTCGCGCCGGTCGATCCAGTCGCTCAGGTACGCCTTGGGCAGCGTCTTGATCACCGCGAGGGTGACGAAGGCGACGGTGTTGATCGAGACGAAGGTGCTGAGGTCACCGAACCACTTCGTCTCCATGAGGTCCTCGGAGAAGAGGATGCCGGCGAGCACGCCCCACGAGATCACGCGACCACCTCCATCGGTCGACCGCTCTCCACCCGCTCGACCCGGAGGGCGTCGGCCGCCAACTCGGGCTGGTCGCGCCGGACGTGGCCCCAGTCAGCGGTGCGAGCGAAGGTGATGTCGAGGATGCCCTTCACGTACACCACGTCGAGGAACACGTCGTAGAGCAGCTCGGGGACGATCAGGAGAGCGAGGAGGCGGGCCCGGCGCCCGCCGCTCCACACGCTGACGACCCGGTCGACGGCGAAGATCCCGCCCACGCCGATCCAGAAGGGGAACCAGATCCAGCCGTCGCTCGACAGCACCGTCAGCAGGATGAGGAGCCAGAAGGAGCTGAGCGCGATCACCGAGTAGCCGATGCCGAGCTGCTGGGCCCAGTACCGCAGCATCGACG
This portion of the Actinomarinicola tropica genome encodes:
- a CDS encoding SCO family protein: MTALLLVVGTAACGDDGGTADDGGPPALEGITRASPISVADIEITEVAPDAPDRPFRFRAPDGELLFVYFGYTSCPDVCPLTLSDLRAALEELDPADASRLSVAFVTVDPERDTAEVLVPYLGHFFDRIHALRTEDAAVLQEVEDAFGASSTITPKDDGTYDVSHSAISYLVDSDGEVVVEWPYGVSSDAMAHDLRILTDRLTEEQTT
- a CDS encoding copper chaperone PCu(A)C, whose protein sequence is MTPRTHRALVALGIAALIAGAAACGDDDDDTTSSSETTAAVAEETTTTDAEGEEPGGEVTVEDAWARTSPMMAANGAAYMRITSPVDDRLVAASVSPDVAMTTEVHETSMSDDGSGEMMMQEVDGIDLPAGETVALEPGGYHVMLMGLTEPLEVGGEIEITLELESGGTVTVTAEVRDA
- a CDS encoding SRPBCC family protein, which translates into the protein MSERQVSVRRTIPAPPESIFAVLADASQHPHIDGSGTVKASRDTDPEPLRLGSRFGMDMKIGLPYRISNEVVEFEQDRLIAWQHFGGHRWRYELSPVDGGTEVVETFDWSTSRAPWFIELVGYPRRHPPAMAATLERLEGVVTTAGD
- a CDS encoding SDR family NAD(P)-dependent oxidoreductase, producing the protein MDLNGTSALVTGGASGLGESTARLLAERGARVVVVDMNAERGESVAKDIGGMFAQADVADPEQVIAAVEAAKEIAPLRSLVTAAGIGMATRTIGRDGSYESAHDLDLFSKVLQVNLVGTFNCVRLAASAMSQQDPVDEDGQRGSIVTVASVAAFDGQIGQVSYSASKGGVVGMTLPIARDLSVVGIRVNCIAPGLIDTPIYGSGPGSDEFKDKLKRDVLFPDRLGTSEEFATMALELITNNYMNAEVIRVDGGVRMQPK
- a CDS encoding cyclic nucleotide-binding domain-containing protein, which encodes MADHTEELAGVALFAGATKRELAEIDKLTTEVTLAPGTVLVDQGEIGREAFVILEGEAEVQVDDTVVATVGPGACVGEIALLDGGPRSASVVALTEVTALVLDPREFRSLLLNVPAIAVKVAAALAAKVRELDTKLYG
- a CDS encoding cation:proton antiporter; its protein translation is MVLASAGEEAARLLLEIGAVISCLAVIARVASRIGFSPIPAYLLLGLLLGTDEPFRLERSAGFIESSSQIGVVLLLLLLGIEYSGEELLGSLRRSAPIGLVDLVLNATPGVLAGLLLGWGALGAVFLGGITYMTSSGIVAKLLGDLGRTGNRETPQILAVLVMEDLAMSVYLPLVAGLLVGGSALATTGSVALALLAVTVVLAVSTRYGEHISRVIFSRSDEALLFSVLGLALLIAGLAESVHVSAAVGAFLLGTAISGRTSDAAHDLIAPLRDLFAGVFFVFFAFQIDPAELVPVLPQVLALAAITTLTKVATGWIAGARAGIGVPGRFRAGFALVARGEFSIVIAGLSVGSSFADELRPFAAAYVLVLAIVGPMLTRLGDGLVERWWRSGRDIGHAAGEAA
- a CDS encoding cation:proton antiporter regulatory subunit: MSEIEETVLPGVGVRHDFMSRGGRRVGVVSHASGRRDLLVYDTRDPDAVRASVELTVDEARTVADLLGGLTIIEHLGQVQQRIEGLAIEWLPLPESFQSTTIGDGEYRKRTGVSIVAIIRGHTTVPGPGPDEELEPGDVVVGVGSAESMERLRELLGI
- a CDS encoding FMN-binding glutamate synthase family protein, translated to MRWMRALAAVGAGAAAVAVRDLTQRHHALLRNFPVIGHGRYLLERIGPELRQYIVTSNDEERPFSRDQRRWVYTSSKGENNYFGFGTDNDVEHTDGHVVVKHRTFADVTPPSHPLVGEEAWLPAAKVVGAARGRRLAYRPDSVVNISGMSFGSLSGPAVEALNRGAALAGCTHNTGEGGISPHHRHGGDLVFQIGTAYFGCRDEQGRFDLDRLVDLVAGAPVRAIEVKLSQGAKPGLGGLLPAAKITEEIAAIRGIPMGRDCVSPSRHAEFADVDSMLDWIERIADATGLPVGIKAAVGEMSFWDELVQQMADTDRGVDFVTIDGGEGGTGAAPLVFSDAVALPWRLGFSQVYRRFAEAGLTDQVSFVGSGKLGLPANALVAFALGADSVSVGREAMLAIGCIQAQKCHTDHCPTGVATQNTWLAGGLDPTLKSVRAARYIATLRRDLLKVSEAVGVLHPSLLTPDDIDLLHGLESATPLREVYGYERGWALPSAADRAAIVELMAPTAPTGEVARPSDTATA
- a CDS encoding hydantoinase B/oxoprolinase family protein — protein: MSLDPAALQVLVSGLTGVAEEMGAVLRRAAFSPNIKERADCSAALFGPAGELLVQAEHIPVHLGSMPASVRAAIDAFGGDWSPGEQIVLNDPFAGGTHLNDITLVAPCIVDGRLVGFVANRAHHADVGGAAPGSIPADATEIHQEGLRIPPTRLDDGLRRLLAANSRTPVERDGDLDAQIGANVTGVERLAAFADAPLDEVIAYGERRMRAALAELPDGTWTFEDVVDSTGAAPDQQRPSRIVVTLTVDGDAIRFDFSGSSPQSRGNVNAVEAVTVSSVAFALRAALDPTIPANGGSFRPVEVVAPPGTIVAALPPAAVGAGNVEVSQRVADVCLGALAQVVPSRVGAASQGTMNNLLVGGDGWVYYETVAGGQGGSPHGPGMSGVHTAMTNTKNTPIEALERAFPLRVLRQRLRRGSGGAGSAPGGEGIERDLQVLTDVTVSLITERRVSRPWGLAGGAPGAVGENWLVPGGDEARAERLPDKCTVRLRAGDVLRMLTPGGGGWGAPG
- a CDS encoding hydantoinase/oxoprolinase family protein, which encodes MGGTSTDVCLVLGGRPAPAAAREVAGFTVRFPSLDVLTIGAGGGSIAAIDAGGALVVGPRSAGAEPGPACYGRGGTEPTVTDADLVAGRIPPGASMGGMALRPDLARAALDAAGVTAQGVIDVVDANMERALRAVTVERGVDPRALALVAFGGAGPLHACALADALGMEAVVVPARAGVLSAVGILTAPLQRDLVRSWPTPLDHDGLDAALAELAEDAAALVGAGAAVSVAVDCRYAGQSHEITVPTVADFAEEHRRRNGYARPGADVEVIALRATARAEPAVDPASLPAPRRLDGGEVVGPASIAEDDCTIWVPAGWVARDGAAGALVIRRRS
- a CDS encoding hydantoinase/oxoprolinase N-terminal domain-containing protein, which gives rise to MRVGSDTGGTFTDLVTDDGRIAKVPSERADPGAAVRAGLTTLGVDDPSLLAHGTTVATNALLERRGAPTVLVTSEGLADVIEIARQDRPSLYDPAVRRPEPLVPRHWRFEIPGRLDAEGREVRPIRTDALAALPEGAEAVAVVLLHADLDPRHEQAVATALAGRGVDVCCSHEVSPEMREYERTVTTVINASLRPLCRSYLSGLDEAARDVVVMTSAGGLMPAGEAAELPAALLLSGPAGGVRAGGGRPLSPTASTTPSRSTWVGRAPTCAWSSAGGRPRPPLGRSRGSRCASRRSTC